From the Xylocopa sonorina isolate GNS202 chromosome 9, iyXylSono1_principal, whole genome shotgun sequence genome, the window CATAATCGGGAAATGACTTGACCGGATGAAAATTGAAAACGAATGTAAGTTCTGCTCGATCGAAAACGATCACCTTGTCCTCTTCGTGTTTCCAACTTACGTATCCCTGCAAGGAACATGTTTTTATTAAGAAAATTGTAATATAACGTGCACATAAATATTTAGACATAgcatttgaggtatacatgcgAACATAATGCTTAAAACTTACAGGCTGAGCGTGCAGCCATCCATATTTTTCTTCGAGAGTATTTACAGCACGGTCCCAATTGTTCATAAATTTGTATTTCAGTAATTCATCGTCTACTAAATTCCACTGTCTTCTAGCGTAGTGGTAACTATCTGAATTACCGGCTCGTGGAAAATCCAACCATTCAGGATGACCAAATTCGTTACCTAATAATTGATACATTTTAAAACTCCTCACAAATATGTTAAAGCTTCTAATCTACTGCCTTCCATAGTCAGAAACGCTTCTAATTTATTaatgaaaattttaattaaagtaACAAAGCTAAGTGGGGCAGTAGtatcaaatatatatatatacttttaaGACTAACCCATGAAATTTAGATAAGCTTCTCCTCCCAACGCGTGCGTGATTAATGTAATGAGATTGTGAAGAGCAATTCCACGATTTATGATTGCATTGGGTGGACTTATTACACTCATATGGGTATACATTTCTTTATCCATAAGCCAAAATGCGATCGTTTTATCGCCTACGAGAGCTTGATCGTGAGATTCTGAATAGGCCACTGTTTTCTCCATCCATCTGCGATTACTCAACGTCCAACAAATATCACCAACATTCCAGTCTTCATCTTTTACTTCTTTCAAAAGTTTAATCCACTTGTCAGGAATAGCCATGGCTAACCGATAATCGAATCCTAAACCACCTTCAGCAACTGGCCTTGAATATGTATGATAAGACTAGTTTCATATATTTGTTCTAGATGAAATTATCAATGTAATTGTAAACtattttatattaattactACCTGCAAACTGCAGGCATCCCGCTAACGTCTTCCGCTATTGTAATAATTTCTGGATACAAATGATGCAGCATATAATTCGCGAGCATCAAATATACCACACCTTCGACGTCAACGTTAAGGCCATAATATTCCTCGTAGTGACCACTGAAACCTTGTCCAAATCCTCTTGAATGGTACAACATTGACGTAACGCCATCAAACCTGTAGAAATTTAATACAATCTATTACATTATTTTATCATCTAGAACAATTATGTGCTGACTGTAAGTACGTAGCTAAATTTTAGTATCACATTCTATGTAACGTTCATTAGAAATACCTGAATCCATCAAAATTGTACTTCTCAATGTACCAACATAAATTAGAGAGTAGAAACCGTAACACTTCATATTCTCCGTAATTAAACAGCCTACTGTCCCAAAGTGGGTGTTGACCACGAGAACCAGTATGAAAAAAGCAACTGTCAGTGCCGTCAAACATATTCAGTCCGTCCAATGTATTCTTCGATGCATGGGAATGCACTACATCGAGCAAGACAAACAAGCCATGTTGATGAGCTGTATCTATTAACTGTTTTAACTCTTCTGGTGTCCCATAACGAGATGAAACAGCATAAAATGAAGTCACCTGGTAAAGATCATTATCGTTAAGGGACATTCTAAGATTATTCATTATGCCAGTTACATACCTGATATCCAAAACTAGCGTAATAAGCGTGTTCCATAATAGCCATCAATTGTATAGCATTGTAACCTTGTCTTACAATACGAGGAATCGTATCTCTAGCGAACTCTAAGTACGTGCCAACTTTTAATTCCTGAGTAGCAATACCAACGTGGCACTCGTAAATTCGAAGGCTTTCCGGTCTCTTCGGTTTGGGGTGTTTGAACTTGTAAACCTGTAATTAAAATCATGTTAAACTTTTGATATTTACTACTTTAAAAGCGTATACTGTATGATATGTATATACATTCTCAGGTCGTGGGCACCATAAGCGTTGTTTGTACGTGACACTTTCCGCGCGATTTTGTGTAACGTAAGTAGCCCAAGGACTCAAACGCTCCAATAATTCATTGTTCTTATcttttacaattatttttacTTCTGAATTGTGCTTTATGGGACAATTACCATCCGCGTTAGGTGGTAAATTCAATTCCCATTTTCCGTAATCTAATTTCTTGTAAGGATTAGCAGTCTTGTTCCAGCCATCTGGTATTAAAGATATAAAATATGAATAAGACGCACAGAACTCATGGCTAACGTACATCTTACTTACTGAAttctcccattaagaataattcTTGCGCGCCTGGTGCCCATTCTCTCGCAACGACGCTATTGTCCTCGTTTATATGGATTCCAAAGTACTCGTATCCTTTGGAGAACTTCTCCAAACTGTTGTCACCACTCTCAACTTTCTCCATGTAGTCTTTAAACAATGCATATCTAGTAAGTGAAATAACTCATAAAATAAACGCACTATTGATCATAGCAATCTGAATGTTAGTTCACGTTACAGTTTATACCAAATTAAACGATCTAGAAAAAAGATTACTGAAACAAACATGATCTATGAGGTTTTAAAATAAATGTTACACCGTTCTATATATTTTAATTCACAAGATATGTAGTATAAACGTTTATGTACACAATAGAAATTCGGTACCTTTTACGAATCTCAATTAAACGATCTAGAAAAAAGATTACTCAAACAAATATGATCTATAaggttttaaaataaatattataccgttCTATATATTTTAATTCATAAGATATGTAGTATAAACGTTTATGTACACAGTAGAAATTCGGTACCTTTTTCTAATCTCAATTAAACGATCTAGAAAAAAGATTACTGAAACAAATATGATCTATAGAGTTTTAAAATAAATGTTACACCGTTCTATATGTTTTAATTCACAAAATATGTAGTATAAACGTTTATGTACACAATAGAAATTCGGTACCTTTTACGAATCTCATTTTCGTAGGGTTTCAAGTACGGATCTCTTTCTAATAAAGCACCGATTTCTGGAACCTCCACCTGAGAAGGATCCATGCTTGACCATTTGCCACCCATACTTGCTCCTTCGATATATTCACGGACGAGCAGACACCAACGGGGCTAAAATGCAGTAGAACCTGTATGCATACACTCAAATTTGAGTGACACCTTCAAGGTGACCTTCCTGTTACGTAACTGATTCCGCAAACAGAATCAGAGTGCGGATGCAGATATGTATTTACGAATGGAAGCATGAGATTAACCGGCACCCAATGATCGCATAACTGCGAGGATGTTACAGCAAGAGATTCTATGGAAAATGCAGAGAAGAAGCATGCGCAAAGATCATTTTGGCACCAGTTGTCTGATAGCTCGCATCGAGGCGAGCGTAGAGTTCCTTTGGTGTCGATAAGTTAGATAACGTTGATGTGTGGGCACTTTAATTCTGTCTACGAAGTTTCAAGATAACTTAGTAGTATGATTTGTTGTATAAATGctctattaattatttattttcattttcttcaGGTGGTTTATAATTTTTCTTATAAAAACCTTTTTTTTgtgcccgtggcgccatctcttagagaagcgctgaaactagtcggtaattagtttcaatattttccacagagatggcgctagtagttttcagtagttcacttcgctgtcgataatgctgagcgaccagtttgagcacttttcacagagatggcgccaggggttctagaatGGAGTtgatatcatctgtctcactctttcttatagctttctgatatatctttctctctcttacccctaaagcgggagatacaatttatcttactctttcttttcaatgaaaattaatgaatttctttatttaatcagtaGCACTATataattctgtaattaagatgagagagagaagcagagagaagcaaagagaagaaaagagaagCGGAAACGAAGTCAGGAAGACAATATATTGTTAGTTTACATAGGTTTTATCTTTAAGATGTATTGTAAATGGGTTTATAACAATAATTTATAACAAATAGCTATGTAAGACCACTCTGTACAATTTATAAGATATTAAAAAGATAATAAACGTCAATTCTTGCTAAGTTAATTGTTTAATCAATTAATAACCTGTGTAACAATCCTAGAAGGCCAATCCCAATCCTTAAACGAGTTAGAACTCGTAAAAAATAGTCCTGTACAGAATTAAACTagttatcaggagaacatgaagtcataggaggtatcggaaattccaggaatccttgatgacgtcatttccaagaaatggcactttAAAATACCTCCTATgatgtcatgttctcctgatacaaagtcggatttcgaggttttcgatcgaaaaattggcaatgtatcaggagaacatgacgtcacaggaggtatcgggaattccaggaattcttgatgacgtcatttccaagaagtggcacgttcgaatacctcctcacatgttatgttctcctgatacaaagtcgattttcggggtttcgatcgaaaaattggcaaagtatcaggagaacatgacgtcataggaggtatcggtaattccaggaattctcgatgacgtcatttccaagaagtgtcactattcggatacctcctcatatgttatgttctcctgatacaaagtcgattttcgaggtttcgatcgctaaaatcgagaaagtatcaggagaacatgacgtcataggaggtatgcttgccacttctaggaaaatgacgtcacttctaaGAATCaccagaattccaggaattctcgatgacgtcatttccaagaagtggcactattcgaatacctcctcatatgttatgttctcctgatacaaagtcggattttcaagattttgttcgaaaaatcggcaatgtatcaggagaacatgacgtcataggaggtatcccaaagtgccacttcctggaaatgacgtcatcaagaattcttgGAAGTgccgatacctcctgtgacgtcatgttctcctgatactttgtggattttcagatttttggtcgaaaaatcggcaatgtatcaggagaacatgacgtcataggaggtatcccaaagtgccacttcttggaaatgacgtcatcgagaattcttgGAATTACCGAAACCTCGAATTTCTCGATCGAAACCccgaaaatcgactttgtatcaggagaacatgacgtaataggaggtatcccaaagtgtcacttcttggaaatgacgtcatagagaattccaggaatttccaatacctcctatgacgtcatgttctcctgatacattcccATTTTTCCTATCGAAATCCCGAAAATtgaactttgtatcaggagaacataatgtcttaggaggtatccgaacgaAGATGAGTGGAGGACTGTGTTTTAATAGGTTTTTTCTGATGGAATGGTTGGGATAGGTGTTTAAAAGTTTGGTATATTggttaataaataattaaacaattaattaCCATTAACTAAAAGTTTATTGAATCCTTATATGTACAGTACAAAATATTATAAAGTACAAAATTCTCTTACAAGCTAATTATTACAAAGTATTGTTATAAACTAacttataatatacattgtgactAAGCTTTATGCCAATTTATAGTATAAATGTATAAAACAATATATAGTGTATATTAGACTGTTTTTGAAAGCTCTTCTTTATCTTCTATAAGGAAGTAATGGCCAGGACTTCCTAAACCTGTTCCCAGTTGCAGAAATCCTCCAATAATTTTTCATCCTAGGCTTCCAACAAGTTGTAAATCTTGTGATGCAATCTCTGCAAAcaattaaatatattaatacATAATTATTTCTCACACAATTGCAATTGATTAAAAGAAAATGTGAATAAAATTACCAATGTATTATGTACTAGATGTATATTATGTTTAATTATCTGAAACTATTGCACATTCCTCTGATTTCCGATTTCAATTTCGTGTACTTAAATTTTTATTACACACGTACATAAATATTCTTTATTTCAGGTAGATAAAAAACAGAAGTATTGATAACATTAAAATCGC encodes:
- the Agbe gene encoding 1,4-alpha-glucan-branching enzyme, with amino-acid sequence MGGKWSSMDPSQVEVPEIGALLERDPYLKPYENEIRKRYALFKDYMEKVESGDNSLEKFSKGYEYFGIHINEDNSVVAREWAPGAQELFLMGEFNGWNKTANPYKKLDYGKWELNLPPNADGNCPIKHNSEVKIIVKDKNNELLERLSPWATYVTQNRAESVTYKQRLWCPRPENVYKFKHPKPKRPESLRIYECHVGIATQELKVGTYLEFARDTIPRIVRQGYNAIQLMAIMEHAYYASFGYQVTSFYAVSSRYGTPEELKQLIDTAHQHGLFVLLDVVHSHASKNTLDGLNMFDGTDSCFFHTGSRGQHPLWDSRLFNYGEYEVLRFLLSNLCWYIEKYNFDGFRFDGVTSMLYHSRGFGQGFSGHYEEYYGLNVDVEGVVYLMLANYMLHHLYPEIITIAEDVSGMPAVCRPVAEGGLGFDYRLAMAIPDKWIKLLKEVKDEDWNVGDICWTLSNRRWMEKTVAYSESHDQALVGDKTIAFWLMDKEMYTHMSVISPPNAIINRGIALHNLITLITHALGGEAYLNFMGNEFGHPEWLDFPRAGNSDSYHYARRQWNLVDDELLKYKFMNNWDRAVNTLEEKYGWLHAQPGYVSWKHEEDKVIVFDRAELTFVFNFHPVKSFPDYAIGVKTAGTYKVLLCSDDKDFGGENRVDANVKHFTAPKPFSNYSNSMMIYIPCRTAIIYVRET